The nucleotide sequence CGCGTCGCCCAGGGCCGTGCCATCGGGCAAGGTGTCGTCCAGGCTGGCACCGGAGCGTTCCAGTACCTTGCGTATCAGCGAGTAGCCATTCGAATGCGGTCCGGAGGAAGCGATACCGATCATCACGTCGCCCGCGGCGACCTTGCTGCCGTCCAGCAGCTTCGATTTTTCGACAATGCCGACAGTGAAGCCGGCCAGGTCGTAATCCTCGCCCTGGTACATGCCGGGCAGCTCGGCGGTCTCGCCGCCAATCAGTGCACAGCCAGCCAGCTCGCAGCCCCTGGCGATGCCTTCGACGACCTGGCTGGCGACCTCGACATCCAGCTTGCCCGTGGCGTAGTAATCCAGGAAGAACAGCGGCTCGGCGGCCTGTACGATGACGTCATTCACGCACATTGCGACCAGGTCGATACCGACGCCGCCATGGCGACCGGTTTCGATGGCCAGTTTCAGCTTGGTGCCGACCCCATCGGTGCCCGAGACCAGTACCGGCTCCTTGAAGCCGGTCGGCAGTTCGAACAGGGCGCCGAAGCCACCCAGTCCGCTCATTACACCCGGGCGCCGGGTTCTGGCGGCGGCCGGCTTGATGCGCTCGACCAGGGCTTCGCCGGCATCGATATCGACGCCTGCATCACGGTAGCTGAGGGAAGATTCGGAGGATTTTTTTGTCATGAAATCGGCTTTTTTCTGCTGCACAGGTGTCGATTGCGGTGGCTGACTGTGGTGGTCAGCGAGCACGCCCGGAAGCGTGATATTGTACATGACCGAATCTGGCCCGGCGACGCGAATTCCGCCGTTGGCCGGTGTCAGAGAACATCTTGTCTGGAAT is from Gammaproteobacteria bacterium and encodes:
- the purM gene encoding phosphoribosylformylglycinamidine cyclo-ligase; the protein is MTKKSSESSLSYRDAGVDIDAGEALVERIKPAAARTRRPGVMSGLGGFGALFELPTGFKEPVLVSGTDGVGTKLKLAIETGRHGGVGIDLVAMCVNDVIVQAAEPLFFLDYYATGKLDVEVASQVVEGIARGCELAGCALIGGETAELPGMYQGEDYDLAGFTVGIVEKSKLLDGSKVAAGDVMIGIASSGPHSNGYSLIRKVLERSGASLDDTLPDGTALGDALMAPTRIYVKPLLDVMQKCDVHALAHITGGGLTENIPRVLPEGLGVNIRRDSWQLPTVFEWLQQNGNIEDLEMLRTFNCGVGMVVMVAADEADTVIDLLGKAGETAFKLGEVVAGEGVSYS